A genomic window from Flavobacterium phycosphaerae includes:
- a CDS encoding DinB family protein: MEATFNIHQTSRNVISKFLENYTLEQLNTIPEGFSNNLIWNIAHIVVVQQMLVYNLSGLPMMVSEEMVNKYKRGTKPEHSVTQEELDEIKTLLFATHEQTKKDFANAIFKTFTEFTTMSGYTMKNAREAMEFNNYHEAVHTGIMMQIRKFI, translated from the coding sequence ATGGAAGCCACTTTCAACATCCATCAAACCAGCCGAAATGTCATTTCAAAATTTTTGGAAAACTATACCTTAGAACAACTCAACACCATCCCCGAAGGCTTTAGCAACAACCTGATTTGGAATATCGCTCACATAGTGGTTGTACAACAAATGTTAGTGTACAACTTATCGGGGTTACCCATGATGGTTTCAGAAGAAATGGTAAACAAATACAAACGAGGCACAAAACCCGAACACAGCGTAACTCAAGAAGAACTTGACGAAATAAAAACACTTCTTTTTGCCACACACGAGCAAACCAAAAAAGATTTTGCCAACGCTATTTTTAAAACCTTTACCGAGTTTACCACCATGTCGGGCTACACCATGAAAAATGCCCGAGAAGCCATGGAGTTCAACAACTACCACGAGGCCGTTCACACCGGTATCATGATGCAAATTCGAAAATTTATCTAA
- a CDS encoding arsenate reductase family protein encodes MTNKIYYLASCDTCRKIIKSLPNADRLQFHDIRQNPITEQELEEMYQLSGSYEALFSKKAQLYKSMDLKNKTLTEADYKQYLLQHYTFLSRPVFIIDDKIYIGNGQKTSLTL; translated from the coding sequence ATGACCAATAAAATATACTATCTCGCCTCGTGTGACACTTGTCGCAAAATTATAAAATCGCTTCCTAATGCTGACCGATTGCAGTTTCACGACATTCGTCAAAATCCTATAACGGAACAGGAATTGGAAGAAATGTATCAACTTTCAGGAAGTTATGAAGCTTTGTTTAGCAAAAAGGCTCAGCTTTATAAGTCGATGGATTTGAAAAATAAAACTTTGACGGAAGCCGATTATAAGCAGTATTTATTGCAACATTATACCTTTTTAAGTCGGCCGGTTTTTATTATTGACGATAAAATTTACATTGGCAACGGACAAAAAACATCATTGACGTTATAA
- a CDS encoding DMT family transporter, which translates to MTKRTWALLAAMMVSLIYGVSFTIAKDVMPFYIKPFGFILLRVVGATLLFWMVSFMGPKEKIQWQDFPRIAAAALFGVAINMLTFFKGLSYTSPISAAVIMVTTPIIVLILSAIIMKEKIKALKILGILLGLFGTGFLILYGKSVGAATNAMLGNFLVFINAVSYALYLIIVKKLMDKYNAFTFVKWIYTFGLLMVLPFGWSESQEIQWQSIPPMILWEIGFVVVFTTFLTYLFNLVSMRELKPTTVAVFIYLQPLFATVFAMSLGKDQLTWVKVASAVLIFVGVFLVTKKKS; encoded by the coding sequence ATGACCAAAAGGACTTGGGCGTTATTAGCTGCCATGATGGTATCGTTGATTTATGGTGTTTCGTTTACGATTGCCAAAGATGTGATGCCTTTTTATATTAAGCCTTTCGGGTTTATTTTGCTTCGCGTGGTTGGGGCTACCTTGTTGTTTTGGATGGTTTCCTTTATGGGGCCTAAAGAAAAAATTCAGTGGCAGGATTTTCCGAGAATTGCGGCGGCGGCTTTGTTTGGGGTCGCCATTAACATGCTTACTTTTTTTAAAGGATTGAGTTATACCTCGCCTATTTCGGCAGCGGTTATTATGGTGACCACGCCCATCATTGTTTTGATTTTGTCGGCCATTATCATGAAAGAGAAGATCAAGGCATTAAAGATTTTGGGCATTTTACTGGGGCTTTTCGGTACCGGTTTTTTGATACTGTATGGCAAATCGGTTGGGGCTGCTACCAATGCAATGCTGGGGAATTTTTTGGTTTTCATCAATGCGGTTTCCTATGCTCTTTACTTGATTATTGTCAAAAAACTGATGGATAAATACAACGCCTTCACCTTTGTTAAGTGGATTTATACTTTTGGGTTGTTGATGGTGCTTCCTTTTGGTTGGAGCGAATCTCAGGAAATTCAATGGCAGTCGATTCCGCCAATGATACTTTGGGAGATAGGGTTTGTTGTGGTGTTTACCACCTTTTTGACTTACTTATTTAACTTGGTTTCGATGCGGGAATTGAAACCTACAACCGTGGCGGTTTTTATTTATTTACAACCGCTTTTCGCAACCGTTTTTGCGATGAGTTTGGGCAAAGACCAGTTGACTTGGGTAAAAGTAGCTTCGGCGGTTTTGATATTTGTTGGTGTTTTTCTGGTGACTAAGAAGAAATCCTGA
- a CDS encoding YicC/YloC family endoribonuclease → MIQSMTGFGKATLQLPTKKITVEIKSLNSKGLDLNTRMPSVFREMELGLRNQLSQRLERGKIDFSLYVEVTGEETSSKINVPIVKGYINQMKAVIADADETELMKMAVRMPDALKTERDEIDENEWKKIQTVIDEALENMVQFRKDEGVSLEKEFLHRIANIMTLMNNAVAYDAERVETVKTRLRTALEELKANVDENRFEQELIFYLEKYDITEEKVRLENHLNYFIETLAGTEANGRKLGFITQEMGREINTMGSKSNHSEMQKLVVMMKDELEKIKEQVLNVL, encoded by the coding sequence ATGATACAATCGATGACCGGTTTTGGGAAAGCTACTTTGCAATTACCGACCAAAAAAATTACAGTAGAAATCAAGTCGCTCAACAGCAAAGGGTTGGATTTAAACACGCGTATGCCTTCTGTTTTCAGGGAAATGGAATTGGGATTGCGCAACCAGCTTTCGCAACGCTTGGAGCGCGGAAAGATTGATTTTTCGTTGTATGTTGAGGTAACTGGTGAGGAAACTTCGTCCAAAATTAATGTACCGATTGTAAAAGGGTATATCAACCAAATGAAAGCTGTGATTGCTGATGCCGATGAAACCGAATTGATGAAAATGGCGGTGAGAATGCCGGATGCTTTGAAAACCGAGCGCGATGAAATTGATGAAAACGAATGGAAGAAAATCCAGACCGTGATTGATGAAGCTTTGGAGAACATGGTGCAATTCCGCAAAGATGAAGGCGTTTCTTTAGAGAAGGAATTTTTACATCGCATTGCTAATATCATGACTTTGATGAATAATGCCGTGGCTTATGATGCGGAACGTGTAGAAACTGTTAAAACCCGATTGAGAACAGCGTTGGAAGAATTAAAAGCCAATGTAGATGAAAACCGTTTTGAGCAGGAATTGATTTTTTATCTTGAGAAATACGATATCACCGAAGAAAAAGTACGCTTGGAAAACCATTTAAATTACTTTATCGAAACTTTGGCCGGGACTGAAGCCAACGGAAGGAAACTGGGTTTTATTACTCAGGAAATGGGAAGAGAAATCAACACTATGGGCTCTAAATCGAACCATTCTGAAATGCAAAAATTGGTGGTGATGATGAAGGACGAATTGGAGAAAATTAAAGAGCAGGTTTTAAACGTATTGTAA
- the gmk gene encoding guanylate kinase: MNKGRLLVFSAPSGSGKTTIVRHLLAQPELNLEFSISAATREPRGEEVDGKDYYFISIEEFKKHIKAEDFIEWEEVYRDNFYGTLKSEVERIWAKGKNVIFDIDVAGGLRIKHKFPEETLAVFVKPPSVDELKRRLKERSTETDDKINMRIAKAHVELATAPQFDKIIKNYDLDVAKAEAYELVKEFIK, from the coding sequence ATGAACAAAGGAAGATTATTAGTATTCTCGGCGCCATCCGGATCGGGGAAAACCACCATAGTAAGGCATTTATTAGCGCAACCCGAATTGAATTTAGAGTTCTCTATATCGGCAGCTACTCGCGAACCACGCGGAGAAGAAGTAGACGGTAAAGATTACTACTTTATTTCTATTGAGGAATTCAAAAAGCACATTAAGGCGGAAGATTTCATTGAATGGGAAGAAGTATACCGCGATAATTTTTACGGGACGTTGAAGAGTGAAGTAGAGCGCATTTGGGCTAAAGGGAAGAATGTTATTTTTGACATTGATGTGGCCGGCGGTTTGCGAATTAAACATAAATTTCCGGAAGAAACCTTAGCTGTTTTTGTGAAGCCACCCAGTGTTGACGAACTAAAGCGAAGATTAAAAGAGCGTTCTACCGAAACCGATGATAAAATCAATATGCGTATTGCTAAAGCCCACGTTGAATTGGCCACAGCGCCACAATTTGACAAGATTATCAAGAATTACGATTTAGATGTTGCCAAAGCTGAAGCCTACGAATTGGTGAAAGAATTTATAAAATAA
- the nadD gene encoding nicotinate (nicotinamide) nucleotide adenylyltransferase — MKIGLYFGTFNPIHVGHLIIANHLAEHTDLEQIWMVVTPHNPLKQKNTLLDDYQRLHLVRLATEEYLKIKPSDVEFKLPQPNYTVNTLAHLLEKYPQHDFSLIMGEDNLKSFHKWKNYDYILQNHDIYCYPRVSDEVENLEFKDHPRVHLVEAPIVEISSTFIRENIKNKKNIRPLLPHHVWEYVDHNNFYKK, encoded by the coding sequence ATGAAAATCGGATTGTATTTTGGCACCTTTAACCCTATACACGTGGGGCATTTGATTATTGCCAATCATTTGGCCGAGCATACCGATTTAGAGCAAATTTGGATGGTGGTAACGCCGCACAATCCGTTGAAACAAAAAAACACCTTGTTGGATGATTATCAACGGTTGCATTTGGTAAGATTGGCTACAGAAGAATATTTGAAAATAAAGCCTTCTGATGTGGAGTTTAAGTTGCCACAGCCCAATTACACCGTAAATACGTTGGCCCATTTGCTCGAAAAATACCCACAGCATGACTTTTCGTTGATTATGGGAGAAGACAATTTGAAGTCTTTTCACAAGTGGAAAAATTACGATTACATTTTACAAAATCACGATATTTACTGTTATCCAAGAGTTTCTGATGAAGTGGAAAACCTTGAATTCAAAGATCATCCGCGGGTTCATCTTGTTGAGGCGCCTATAGTGGAAATCTCTTCGACCTTCATTCGGGAAAATATCAAAAACAAGAAGAACATCAGGCCGTTATTGCCTCACCATGTATGGGAATATGTTGATCACAATAACTTTTATAAAAAATAA
- a CDS encoding NAD(P)H-dependent glycerol-3-phosphate dehydrogenase — translation MNESPKFAVIGGGSWATAIAKMLCVNLPEIAWYMRNESAIEHLKTHKHNPNYLSSVEFDTNKLKLTSDINEAIAYADYIIFAIPSAFLSAELEKLTVSLKGKVIFSAIKGIVPETFLIVGEHFHREFDIPYNNIGVITGPCHAEEVALERLSYLTIACGDSEKAGTVAKVLSGNYIKTKISDDIIGTEYAAMLKNIYAIAAGIAHGLGYGDNFQSVIMSNAIREMKKFIRKVHKMKRNINNSAYLGDLLVTGYSVFSRNRMFGNMIGKGYTVQAAMMEMSMVAEGYYAVKSAYKLNQEYKAKTPIIDAVYEILYEGKEAKKVFKKLTEKLD, via the coding sequence ATGAATGAATCTCCTAAATTTGCAGTGATTGGTGGCGGAAGTTGGGCCACAGCCATTGCAAAAATGCTTTGTGTTAATCTTCCCGAAATTGCTTGGTACATGCGTAATGAATCGGCTATTGAGCACTTAAAAACACATAAACACAATCCTAATTACTTAAGTTCCGTTGAGTTTGATACTAATAAATTAAAACTTACCAGTGATATCAACGAAGCAATTGCTTATGCTGATTATATCATTTTTGCTATTCCATCGGCGTTTTTGAGTGCTGAATTGGAGAAGTTAACCGTGAGTTTGAAAGGCAAAGTAATTTTTTCTGCCATAAAAGGAATTGTACCTGAAACATTCCTAATTGTTGGAGAGCATTTCCATAGAGAATTTGATATTCCTTATAACAATATTGGTGTAATTACCGGTCCGTGTCATGCAGAAGAAGTAGCGTTAGAGCGTCTTTCCTATTTAACGATTGCCTGTGGAGATTCGGAAAAAGCAGGAACAGTAGCGAAAGTGTTGTCCGGAAATTATATCAAAACGAAAATCTCAGATGACATCATCGGTACCGAATATGCTGCCATGTTGAAAAATATTTATGCTATTGCGGCCGGAATTGCTCACGGGTTGGGTTATGGAGATAACTTCCAATCGGTGATTATGAGTAATGCTATTCGCGAGATGAAGAAGTTTATCCGCAAAGTTCATAAGATGAAACGGAATATTAATAACTCGGCGTATTTGGGCGATTTATTGGTAACCGGATATTCTGTTTTTTCCCGTAATCGTATGTTTGGGAATATGATTGGAAAAGGGTATACGGTACAAGCCGCTATGATGGAAATGAGTATGGTGGCCGAGGGTTATTATGCAGTAAAAAGTGCTTATAAATTAAATCAGGAATACAAAGCCAAAACGCCTATCATTGATGCGGTGTATGAGATTTTGTATGAAGGCAAAGAAGCTAAGAAAGTATTTAAGAAACTAACCGAAAAATTAGATTAA
- a CDS encoding phenylalanine--tRNA ligase subunit alpha — translation MIDKIKEYIAEADAFQTDNKETLEQFRIKYLGSKGLLKDLFAEFKNVPNDQKKEFGQVINTLKTTCEDKVKTIQEALESKVESIGVYGDLSRPSEPLTIGSRHPISLVKNQIIDIFSTIGFNVSEGPEIEDDWHNFTALNLPEYHPARDMQDTFFIQTNPDVLLRTHTSSVQVRYMENNKPPIRTISPGRVFRNEAVSSRSHCIFHQVEGLYIDKEVSFADLKQTLLYFTKEMFGKSKIRLRPSYFPFTEPSAEVDIYWGLKTETDYRITKGTGWLEIMGCGMVDPNVLKNCGINPEEYNGFAFGMGIERIAMLLYQIGDIRMFYENDVRFLEQFKSSI, via the coding sequence ATGATAGACAAGATTAAAGAATATATTGCCGAAGCCGATGCGTTTCAAACCGACAATAAAGAAACCTTAGAGCAATTCCGAATCAAGTATTTAGGAAGCAAAGGCTTGCTGAAAGATTTATTTGCCGAATTCAAAAACGTGCCCAACGACCAAAAAAAGGAATTTGGACAAGTTATCAATACCCTGAAAACCACTTGCGAAGACAAAGTAAAAACCATACAGGAAGCTTTAGAAAGTAAAGTAGAAAGTATTGGCGTTTACGGCGACTTATCGCGTCCGTCAGAGCCACTAACTATCGGTTCACGTCATCCTATTTCATTAGTAAAAAACCAAATCATCGATATTTTCTCCACCATCGGATTCAACGTTTCCGAAGGTCCCGAAATAGAAGACGATTGGCACAATTTTACCGCGTTGAACTTACCGGAATACCATCCGGCACGTGACATGCAGGACACGTTTTTCATCCAAACCAATCCGGATGTGCTATTGCGCACACACACCTCATCGGTACAAGTGCGTTATATGGAAAACAACAAACCGCCTATCCGTACCATTTCACCGGGAAGAGTTTTCCGTAACGAAGCGGTTTCGTCGCGTTCGCACTGTATTTTCCATCAAGTAGAAGGTTTGTACATTGATAAAGAAGTTTCGTTTGCCGACTTAAAGCAAACACTTTTATATTTCACCAAAGAAATGTTCGGAAAATCAAAAATCCGTTTACGCCCAAGTTATTTCCCGTTTACTGAGCCAAGTGCCGAAGTAGATATTTACTGGGGTTTAAAAACCGAAACCGATTACCGCATCACCAAAGGAACCGGTTGGTTAGAAATCATGGGTTGCGGAATGGTAGACCCGAATGTTTTGAAAAACTGTGGCATCAACCCTGAAGAATATAATGGTTTTGCCTTCGGAATGGGTATTGAGCGTATTGCCATGTTGCTATACCAAATCGGCGATATCCGTATGTTCTACGAAAACGACGTGCGTTTCTTGGAGCAATTCAAATCGAGTATATAA
- a CDS encoding tetratricopeptide repeat protein, with the protein MKKILFLLLFLSQITWAQKAFEQGNQYYQKENYEAAISSFESIINSGKQSAEVYFNLGNCYYKLHKVAPAIYNYEKALLLNPNDTEIKTNLDFARKMAIDDIKVIPKVVFNKLLSDFTSRYYYDTWAWIAVGFAFMVLLFFIGYYFSQQTVLKRFFFFGLFLWILGICLSTASGFYEKSRMDNEKPAIVFAETTSVKSEPKASSSDAFVVHEGTKVYILESIANWKKVELTDETTGWIEDSAIKEIK; encoded by the coding sequence ATGAAGAAGATACTTTTTTTATTGTTGTTCCTTTCGCAAATAACATGGGCGCAAAAAGCTTTTGAACAAGGCAATCAATACTACCAAAAAGAAAATTATGAAGCGGCAATTTCCAGCTTTGAAAGTATTATAAACAGCGGAAAACAATCGGCTGAGGTGTATTTTAATTTGGGCAATTGTTACTATAAGTTACACAAAGTAGCGCCGGCAATTTACAATTATGAGAAAGCGTTATTATTAAATCCAAATGATACCGAAATCAAAACCAACTTAGATTTTGCCCGAAAAATGGCCATTGACGACATCAAAGTCATTCCGAAAGTGGTTTTCAATAAATTGCTTTCTGATTTTACTTCGAGATATTATTATGACACTTGGGCTTGGATTGCCGTGGGGTTTGCCTTCATGGTTTTACTGTTTTTCATTGGTTATTATTTCTCGCAGCAAACCGTTTTAAAACGCTTTTTCTTTTTTGGCCTATTCCTTTGGATATTGGGAATCTGCTTAAGTACTGCCTCAGGATTCTATGAAAAAAGCCGCATGGACAATGAAAAACCGGCTATTGTTTTTGCCGAAACAACTTCCGTAAAAAGTGAACCGAAAGCCTCAAGCTCAGATGCATTTGTAGTACACGAAGGAACAAAAGTCTACATCTTGGAAAGTATCGCCAATTGGAAAAAAGTCGAACTCACCGACGAAACCACCGGCTGGATTGAAGATAGCGCCATTAAGGAGATTAAATAG